One window of the Niallia circulans genome contains the following:
- a CDS encoding GTP-binding protein encodes MNNKKIPVTVLSGYLGSGKTTLLNHILSNRESLKVAVIVNDMSEVNIDASLVKQGGFSRTDEKLVEMQNGCICCTLREDLLIEVEKLVQLGDIDYIVIESSGISEPIPVAQTFTYVDESVGIDLSRFCQLDTMVTVLDAHRFWHDYASGESLLDRKQAVGEMDEREIADLLIDQIEFANVILLNKTDLVSDSKLQELKAVIQKFNPEAKIIESEYSRIPLNQVLNTQLFDFDAASQGAGWIKELNEEHIPETEEYGISSIVYRSNKPFHPVRLMQWLQDWPVEVVRAKGFIWLATRNDIAGLLSQAGPSLTIQEAGMWIAAYSESEQKEVLEEDPDLQKRWDPLYGDRMTELVFIGIGMNQQQMEEELDACLLTDMEMKKDWTKFIDPLPAFF; translated from the coding sequence TTGAATAATAAGAAAATCCCTGTTACTGTTTTAAGCGGTTATCTCGGGTCGGGCAAAACTACTTTGCTAAATCATATTCTATCCAATAGGGAAAGCCTAAAGGTGGCTGTGATTGTCAATGATATGAGTGAGGTAAATATTGACGCTTCATTGGTGAAACAGGGCGGTTTTTCAAGAACGGATGAAAAATTGGTGGAAATGCAAAATGGTTGCATCTGCTGTACACTTAGGGAGGATTTACTAATTGAAGTGGAAAAGCTTGTGCAATTAGGTGATATTGATTATATCGTAATTGAATCAAGCGGAATTAGCGAACCGATTCCGGTTGCGCAAACATTTACATATGTAGATGAGAGTGTAGGGATTGATTTATCGCGATTTTGTCAGTTAGATACGATGGTTACAGTCTTAGATGCTCATCGTTTTTGGCATGATTATGCATCTGGTGAAAGTCTTTTAGACCGAAAGCAAGCAGTGGGTGAAATGGATGAAAGAGAAATAGCAGATTTGTTAATTGATCAAATTGAATTTGCGAATGTCATTTTGTTAAATAAAACGGATTTAGTTTCGGATAGCAAACTACAGGAACTGAAAGCAGTTATCCAAAAATTTAACCCGGAAGCCAAAATTATAGAAAGTGAATATTCCAGAATTCCTTTAAATCAAGTTTTAAATACTCAGTTATTTGATTTTGACGCTGCTAGTCAAGGTGCAGGCTGGATAAAAGAATTAAATGAAGAGCATATTCCAGAGACAGAGGAATATGGAATTTCTTCCATTGTGTATCGTAGCAATAAACCTTTTCACCCTGTGAGATTAATGCAGTGGTTGCAAGACTGGCCAGTTGAAGTAGTTCGGGCGAAAGGATTTATTTGGTTGGCTACGAGAAATGATATTGCCGGATTACTTTCCCAAGCTGGACCGTCCTTAACCATACAAGAAGCGGGCATGTGGATAGCAGCTTATTCGGAAAGCGAGCAGAAAGAAGTTTTAGAGGAAGATCCAGATTTACAAAAACGTTGGGATCCTCTTTACGGAGATCGCATGACAGAGTTAGTGTTTATTGGGATTGGCATGAATCAACAGCAAATGGAAGAAGAGCTAGATGCTTGTTTATTGACTGATATGGAAATGAAAAAGGATTGGACTAAATTTATTGATCCACTGCCTGCGTTTTTTTGA
- a CDS encoding immunity 22 family protein → MEKQGCVSVWLGNINDEDSIGEYVDLTYDEDGESVPSQFFIDFKIDVDETDEDTIEKEVYKNSSSDIAALLEGCSYEEIVIPKIQKSINLKKSYNAVILIYNFQYQNEISSTDDFDFIAATNYE, encoded by the coding sequence ATGGAAAAACAAGGGTGCGTTTCAGTTTGGTTAGGGAATATAAACGATGAGGACTCAATAGGAGAGTATGTTGATTTAACTTATGATGAGGATGGCGAGTCTGTCCCATCCCAATTCTTTATCGATTTTAAGATTGATGTGGATGAAACAGATGAGGATACGATAGAAAAGGAAGTGTATAAGAATAGTAGTAGTGATATTGCAGCATTATTAGAAGGGTGTTCGTATGAAGAAATTGTCATCCCAAAAATCCAGAAAAGTATAAATCTAAAGAAATCATATAATGCTGTGATTTTAATATATAATTTTCAATATCAAAATGAAATTAGCTCAACAGATGATTTTGATTTTATTGCTGCAACAAATTATGAGTAA